The genomic window ATCATAACTAGACCTGCAAGCAGGAGTGAAtcggccctcgcagtttggcacAACTTGGACGTGATGCAACTGACAGGACGCtgctcagggtggtggcagatcgtccccctctcatcatctcatgaggAATTAACAAGTGCTTGAAACTCACCTCTATTGCTTTGTGGGCATGGCTGACAGATGTTTTTATATATCCTGAGttgagaaatacattcacacacctaggtgaagaacaccctattgaagagggtcctaaAAAGGAGGCGCTACGGAGCTGTTCAGCCAtgaccttattcaaaaccaaaatgaatcttgtaATTGACCCAGTtcaaccaagtgtgccaaattccaTGGCTCTATAAACTGCGTAAGTCCCTGAAGAAATCTACATCCTTTTAATGgcaaacaaagggtcgtcacagtGACAGACAGACTTTGGAGATGGGCCTTAAAATGGAGTATTACAAAAGGTTTtataactacaatgaccaagctGATAGCAACTGGACCAGTACAAGTAAAATGattgactttctgttgccactggTTGGCACTGTAGGGTTGatacaaatgacccctacaggaaccTTCAGGGTACAACTTTCACCAAGCATGGGATGTGtggtgcagatatgttgtatgtccGCCAAGTTATGACTTCAAAATTTTTGGGTGAAAGAAAATGTCGACGGActgtttcactttcctgtttggactgcTATGCTTCAACGAAACCAAATTTTTCATcgcgcacctgaacacatgttttAAAGcctccctgatgcaggtttgaggtcatttgatttttttcccttggaggagcccGTCTCAGGAAAAAGAGGCGTTTCCTGTTCcctggggcgccaggcctaatgggtaatatttcaatgcagtcgtgttcaggcaggGATAACCTCTCATACATGCCATATATGAAAAAGACAACCTTCGATCAATCACTGAGTTGTCATTTATTGAATTTGGCTCATTGCTCTCCGttggaaaaaaactaaaaagaggccgttttgaaaaattcaagggggcgtcaTTGAGCCATTTTGTTGCGTTTTTTCATAAGGTTGCAAAACAATCTAAATTTACACCAAGATGCAAATATCTGcaaagtttggtgagtttttgagcatgttaaagCCTCCAAATTGTCCATTAACATTTACCCACAATAATAATGCCTTGCATTCCAATAGGGCTCTCGCACCACTCTTTGCTCGGGCCCCAATAATGAGTCGTCCTGGAGAttgtagacatattccggccggATTGTCAAGCCAGCTCACTGACGTGCACACCTCATATTCTtccatcatttccttcttaatttcaatggtaagagtCACCTTTTTTcagcacctgcactaaccttcttgagaCCCATGATGATTTCTCTCATGAGcgcatccgtcttgcgggaaaacaaaattgcaacgctgtcataaatggtcatatgtcgagacaaatgacgagtaaaATTTTACGACGAATGTCGAAAGGATTGGATGTCCATGCAatagtatgtcgaggtaccactgtctgTACTATTTCAAgtctatatatttaaaaaataaaaaaacattttggcaaATGCGtccactattttttatttttggtctggatgggaaaaactaCAGTACACAAAAAGGaggtggccaaaagtattgcaatctccccaaaattaaaaaaaaaaaaaaaaaaaaaaaaaaaaaaaaaaaaaaaaaaccctctctTGAATCTTTGAAAATATCAAACCGTTTTTTCAGGTTCAAATGTTTGGATTCATTTTCTCCCCCGCCCCCACTTACAGATATATCTCAGTTTAAAACCTGGCTGTGGCGGCGTGGCCTCGACTGAAAGTTGTGATAAAAAtctggaggttaaaaaaaaataaaataaaaaaataaaaataaaaatcaaccctaagtggaaaaaaaaacaagtgcgTTTTTGATGTTTTCAAAGATCGAAAAACATTTGAGATTGCAATACCTATGGCGAGCGAGGCGGAGGGTTTACGTCTCGTTTTccggctttttaggacggcctGCCAGCGTTTTTGAGCTGGCGGGGTCGGGCTGGGACGTCCTCGGCGTCGTGCTCCAGGCAGCGCAGCTGGCCGTCGGGTGGGCAGGCCCGCAGCGCCCCCTCCCGGTGGGCCTTGCAGAAGGAGTTTGGGCAGAGTTGGCAGAAGGCCTCAGAGTTCTTGCCGCAGACGTCGCAGTGGTGCCACGGGCAGTCCCAGCGACCTGATCGACCAGAACACATAACTCATACGTTCATTTGTTTCCATAGCCCGTTTTTATAGCATTATTGTACACTTTTTATCtacattgtattttattttttaactgtatGTACATAGTTTGATGGtgacaaattaataaatgtcagtTGTCAGAAGAACTATGGTGTGATTGATGTTACcggaaaaaagtaatatttatCTTATTTTATCAATATGAtgcataatacatgtttttgtttaGTTATTTGAGGATTTTGGAGGTATTTAGGGATATTTTAAGTGTTAATTCCAACTTGCGCGGAAATTTTTGGTTTCGTctccagcgtaggaacagagcTCGTTCGTAACCAGGGGACTACCTATACTGTACACTTTcaaacaaaccattgcaacaccactgtaattaaacgagtaatcgaagcagcaaaattgattttgagttttttttccgAATTGAATAATTCaatttaatcgagtaatctgtgcAGCACTAGCCACCAATGaggtaaaatatatttttccgtTCTTCGCAGATATTTACAGTCCCCCtcccttaaattttttttttctctcccataGTTTCCCTACCCtttcagttttaaacatgttactgtcccacctaattatttttaaacaagaataacatagaaaaatacttgtctttattaaatgcttcattgagtgagtccactcaaattcactcaggCTGCTAAAAGCACACACACCTAATGAGTTGGCACAGCACGCCACCGGTAGTGTTTAGCCCCTGGgtgttatttgtccattttttggcttttttcgtttttttctgtgtttaaaaggaaaaaaagcatatgaaaaaatacactagggAGCTGATATTTCCTGCAGGATACTAAATCATGTAGAAGTTCAAAATGGCACCATCCGGGAATTTCTAACTTATTGcaaacaggctgggaagatttgcactaaactcttgttattttgccattttttggctcattgactcccgttataaatcatgatttttgatatgctgtaaacctgatgtgttataatgcattttccgtgattattgatgcaatcgcttctttggcgagtcaaaaacatgcaaaaagaGGAATTTGTGTGTTGTCACCCAAAAGTCACTAGTTGGAGCCATAGGCCAATACATGAATTTGCTTGCGAAACTCAATACAGATTGGTAAAAAATTAAAGCGATAAAAACGGTTGGCATTACAAAAAAATTGGTGTTTATGTGTCTGAGCTCACTTTCAGTCTATTTGGGCATGCATATTTGCAATTTTGCACGTGTGCACGAGACAATAAACCGGTACTTCccggaaatgcaaaaaaaaaaaaaaaaaaaaacaacaacaaaaaaaaacacgtgtttATTGTTGTCGTTTGAACTTCAACTCTTATTGGTTGGGTGTTTGAATTTCTTTACTCTCATTGGTTCTGGGCATTTTGGGAGTCTCTGTTCTCGCGAGGATCaccattttgcattttttccaACACAACTGTGATCGATGGCGGCGAGAAGTATTTCACTGCAGAACACGATTCGGATGGTGTTAGAAAATCCTGATTCCGACGACGACCTTCGTTCGGACGCTTCTTCGGCGAGCCCAGAAGACATTGAAGAAATTCTTCCGGACTTTCGATGCCGGAGGAGGACGACTTTGATGACGAGAAATGGGAAATGGTTGACAATATAATGACGAGATGAAAGCGGGGAGCGGAAGGCGGGggcacggtgttctgccaaaatatgctacatcggcgaaacgtcctacattagtcgaatttgacacctaaagtactaccgtgcgctctaaactcgttttgtttagatgcatacaggaataaggtactaaaaaaatgcctgcagaaaatacttaaatgtagttatatcaaataaggacggtttaaacacgctacgtgactaatgtggtcaactgcttcaaatctaacacaaaaaaacacaatggttaaaagtatgagagggtaatacatgcaaaaagtatctttgaggctgtgaaaaggttctaaataactaaataaaaacaaaaatagtaatcgccgcctctaaccgatgtgcgcatgcgtgtgaatgcatgcgcaagcgccctgagcattttcgccgcgtagtaaggaacagCCGAACACCGGACATGACCACGTTGAGGCGCATGCCGAAAATGACGGCGATCGAGGCGATGACGAAAGTGAGTAAGCACATGTTTTGCATATCAAGGTTTGTCTTGTAAAAGCTGATCAAAGATCAAAGCTGTTATTGTTGTGCGTGCTTGTGATTTGCAGGCCTGTGCCACATACTCCTGCTGCCGGCGCGTACTCAGGTGGCCAATGTGTGAGTTTTTTCACATGCTGGACATTTCGTTCTTCAGCGCATTTGTGCTGTTCACGGAGATCTACCCTGAGTGGAACGTGAAGAAAAGCTACAAGCGCCGACTATTTCTTGAGGAACTTGGCAAGGCTCTAATTCGGCCAGAAGTTCTAAAACGGGAACCACCGCCTTTTGCCGAAGGCTTGGGAGAGCAGCGAGCTGGACCCCCCGTCCAAGCGCAAACAATGTGGCCTTTGCACAAAGCCACTTCGGGCTTCgaacataataataaataataatacattttatttataacgcactttacatttaaaaaacaaatctcaaagtgcacatcatGAATTCTGtatattgttattatgttaACTGTTATATTGTATATGTGTTTTGTAAAATTGTTAACATAAATTCTATCAAATCAGTTGTTGTCACTTTGTCACAGTCTTGTTCTTAAAAaatctacttttactttttattatccaatgatgtaattatgtaatataaaatactttagtttgatttATGTATACCCCAtatagcatagttagttttgctattaggataatgctattattgtccattggaggcaaaaaaaaaaaaaaaacctttatatgtgtagataggtctgatgccactgaatattgtgagtggttgaaagtgaaaaaatattcagaaatgacttagttatcacacttcaaaggaaaagccattttttggacaaaatcacaagggtttagtgtaaatgagaaaactgcaattgtgtaaaaactgggcatgcataaaaaatttggttgttacgacttgtggacttattcaagcctctaactatgtcatatggaatattcaaattagacttttgttttttatatatatacagcatagttacttttgctattaggataatgctgctattattgtccatagggggcattaaaaaataaaaaatataaaaaactatatatgtgtagataggtctgatgccactgaacattttgagtggttgaaagtgaaaaaatattcagaaatgactcttcacatttcaaaggaaaagccattttttggacaaaatcacaagagtttagtgtaaatgagaaaactgcaaatgtgtaaaaactgggcatgcataaaaaatcggttgttatgCCTTAaggacttattcaagcctctaactatgtgatatgtaatattcaaattagacttttgttttttatatatatacagcataattATTTTTGCTATTTGGATAATGctactattattgtccatagggttagggttaggtctgatggcactgaacattttgagtggttgaaagtgaaaaaatattcagaaatgactaagttatcacacttcaaaggaaaagccattttttggacaaaatcacaataatttagtcaaaataaaataacgcCCAAGGGTTAACAAGctcaacgatgattgacacatgcggcgtCTTTCAAGTTAGCGCTCCCactcttctctggcaagatcaaagcttcaacgcATGTCACTTAACTTTAACtgaaaaatgatgtgatcggcttgatttctgatcacgtgatcgggacatctaaaGCAacgaatacatttttaaaaaatgcaataaaaataaatgaattaaaagtttAGTGGAACACTGGCGCTAGTATGCTTACCAAAGGGCCTCTTAGTGAGGTTGAGGCAGGAGAGGTGGAAGGCTTTGGTGCACGTCTTCTTTCCGCAGATGACCAGCTGCCCACCATCGCCACAGCGGAAACACTCGTCGTCTGACTTCTTCCCTTCCGTCCGCCGCTTCCTGTACTTGCGCTTGGGCCGCTTGGCCGCCTGACCGTTGGCGTTCTGCCGCCGGCCGAGAGGAGACTGTATTAGGGCAGGCCGGGCTTTTGTCGGCGGGTGCCACTTTTTACCTTGGGGCGATCTCCCAGGAAGCCGCTGCAGTTGGGGGCGCCACAGCGGCACACAGTCTTCTCGTTGCCCAAACAATCCAAGTTGTAGTTGAAAGTCAGCTCCGTACCTGCCCGCACCGAAACCACCCCCAAAAATTTGGATCGGCTGTCGACGACGGCAAAAGATGACAATGACGTACCTGATGGGATGTCGCAGACGGCAAATAGTCCGACGCGCGTGTCCCCGTTGACGGTCCACTTCTGCGTCTCGCAGTTGGGTTGACAGCTGTGGTTCATGAAGCGGGAGAAGTTCCCCTTTGGACCAGCGTCGATGATTCGGTCCTGGGAGGGAAACTGACCCTTAGCGATTTGGCTTGCCAACACAAAACACATTTGTAGTATTGACAACTGTGCTGATACGCTAGCTGTCACGTATCATTCCCAATGCAATACTGTGCTGTTGCTGTGGCTCCCGGCGGAAGTGCGACCGCTAAACGAGCGGCACGCCGGTGCGCCGAAGAGCGGCATGTTTAGAGACTGCGGTACAAACTAAAAATTCGCCGATCAATGGACTTTTTTTCAGGATTGACCGATATATTAGGATAACCGTTCTATTCACTGTTAGGATGATAATATTTCTCATAAAGGTTGACTGAAAAAAGTAGAATGGCTAACAAAATCGGCTTTTAAACAACAACGagctgaattttttaaaaaatcaggattGGCCTTTGAGAATACGATACGAGCGGACCTCTCGTTCCCACAAACCTTGTCGATGGTGAGCATGTAGAAGTCTGTGATGTTGTTCTCGTGAGCGTGCTTGATCCTGGCCCGGCATTCGTCCTCGTCGATCAGCTCGCCAACGTACTCGTTGACGAACTCTCCCTGATGGGGGAACGTCTTGATATTTCAGTTAAAATGACTACAAGTTGGCATTTTAGTGGCATACAAAAGCTCCCcgcaatcagattttttttagcaCCCACATTTCGTTCACCGATTCACAACATTCCAACGTTAACATGTTCCAAACGGACACTTTCGCTTGACCTTTTTGATGTCTCGCAGCGCGACGAGTCCCCAGCCCTTGCCGGGGGTCTTGATAATCTGGGTGTCCGGGTAGCGGCGCTCGCTAAAGTCCCGGTTGCAGCAGCGCTCGCCACTGGGACACACCTCCGGGTGGCACTCGTACTGAAGCATGCGGTTCAGGCACTCCGACTCGAAGCCACAAGGGCGCTCCACTGACGGCTTGCAGTTGCACTTTGGGATCTCCGACACGTCGGCGGCATACACCTGCACCTTGCCCACCGGTTTGTTCACCTGAAGGCCAAGAGAGGCCGGCATCAACTTAAAAACCAACTTGCGTAGCAAAGCCTgctcgcttaaatgctataaaaggctaactttttttgttttttttcaatggtcttaacaaatcgttcagacacattcccacaaaaaactgccaaatatacctctaaactaaattacgaatgcataaaacaaACTTATTAGCTTCGACAAAAACCTACAACCTTCTGTTGGTATTAACAAGGAGCAGCCGGATTCAGCTACTGTATGTTAGACAAGTACCATCATATtccctgttgccactagagggcagtgtacccacccaaatcaataaaactaaatgcaatactttcaaaaaaaaaaattattacaccactgtaattaaacgagtcatcgaaacagcaaaatttgagTGGAAGCTTTTTCCTAATGGAATTACTCAATTTAATCGATTCCGACAAGTGATAACGGCCATGCCGATAAGAATTCAAACAgagaatatttagttttttttctaaaaagatTTAAAATATTTGCTATTGAGAGGCTCAAAAAATAGTTCATATTAAGTTTTGGCTTTTTGAGAATTTTTTTAGGACCCGGCAAGAGTCGGCACACCTTGATGAACTTGTACGGGGGCGGTTTCCGGTTTTTCTCCTGTGCTTCCTTGGCCTCCCGCTTCATCTTCACCTCCTTGAAACGAGCTTCGGCCTCAAGAAGagctgaataaagaaaaaaaaaaaaactagtagaaATGACCTCCACACGAAAGATTCTTTCCCTCAGTCTTTGGCCTCGCAGTTCTTTACCAGTCTTGAAGACCTTCCCGATTCCGGTCCGTTGGTACTTGCTACCCCGGTCACCCTCCACGTAAGGGAAGACGCGGCCCTGGTGGGTCCAGAAGTAGTCCTTGGAGCCGAAGAAGAAGACTGGGAACTCTCCGATCTCGTGACGAAGGTGCTGGATGTTGGTGGGGATTTTGCTTGGGTGCTGGATCTCCGCGGGCCACCATCTGAGAGAAAAACATCCGTTAGGAGAAGTTTCGGACAGAAAACGATGGCGGCGGCGGCGGTCCGAGGCTCACCGGTACGTTCCTAGTTTGACCCAGATGATGTCTCTGTATTTGGGCTTCTTGCCGGCACGGCAGTCGTTGCAGAACCAGCTGCCGTCGGGCATGGCCATGTTGAGGCAGTCCGGGTGGAAGGCGGCCGGGCAAGACTCGCAACACAGCAGCTGACCTCCTGCCAGACAAAAGTCAAAAATGCTTTACGAAGAGTACAGTTAATTCACATGTTAAAACTATCATTTTAACTCAGTTGGAGTTCATATAGATTAATATGACTGTACATTAAAAGACctcttgaatttattattatacataatgCGATTCATCGCAATCAATCTCTCagttaattattttaactacaCAATAACTCATCATCTACCGATTGCGCATTCGTcactgtagacgtccaattcattttcagcCAATAAGTAAATAGCAGAGTTGATCAAATTATCTTTAAAAAGCCACTTGAGAAATAAGATAGTTATGACTTTATTTTATGTCgatgcattgactttgatgggaacgtCACCCCTACCGACACGGCCGATCGGTAGGGGCAATAAAAGGTCTTTTAATCCTTCAACCACCGTTGAAATGAGTTATCAATAGAAGACGTCCAACCCAGTTGAAGCGGGAGGGAAGAGTCGTTCATTCACAGCCATCCGTCCAGCtttaaacggattggatgtctatcgccgttattttgtttttttccgacCTTTGGAGCAGACGAAGCACCAGCTGACGTTGACGTGACTGTGGTGGCTATATCCTTTCTTTGCGCTGAAGTGGTTGGTGCAGACGATGGCCGTGCCGGTGACGATCTGGCTGCCCGCCGCAACGCATTGGTCGCCCACGTGGTAGGCCACGGGGCATCGCAGGCATCGCATCAGGCGGCCTGCCGGAGAACGACGTCAGGCCGGACTGGGCAGAGTCAAGTCCAGCCCCCGGGTGATGGCGCGGCCTTACCTTTGGTGGACCTGTGCTGGGTGCGGCAGCCATAATGGCAGCTGAGGCAGGCGTGCAGCGGGCAACGGAAACCCTTGTTGTCAAAGACTGTGAGTGGGCTGAGGCGGGCGCACGCCTCATGGTAGAACTTCCCGCAGTGGGCCACGTAGCAGCGTCGCAGCTCGCCATCCAACCGCTTGCAGGCGAAACAGGAGCGAAGCCCTGGCAGAGTGGAGAAGGGATCTTCAGATGGGACCGAGAGGAGTCGACGGCACCTGGCCGGACGGTGCTTACCAGTGCTGCACGAGCGGCACTGTAGCTTGTCGCCGGGCCGGAAGCTCTCTCCTAGACAAAGAAGGTGGAACATTCCGCAACACTGACCTTCGCAGGGAACCAGGTCTTCACCGGACTGCTCGCACACCTGCGCCAAAAAGTCAATGTGTCTTAGTCTTTGTCTCCGACTGGCGCACAGCCCTCAATAGTATGCGACGCACCTGACAGACAAATTCTTTCTTGCGTTCGCCCTTCTTCATCTCGTCCAGGCTGTCGCTAGGAGAAGCTGGACATCCTTCACTACCGGAAACCTGGACAGAATGTGGCCATCCGTCTTTATCATATGTGGAAAATTCAAAAGTGGAAGAaaagggggagaaaaaaaaatcaagctccCTCACGTAAGGTTCATGACAAAGGGACGAGCGCCTCTTTTTAGCGTTGAAGGGCTCCTGGAAGTTTTCTCCATCCCGCTTCCGCTTCCTTTTGCGTTTCGGTTCCgctgcttctcgctcatctggGGAAAGAAATGTGCTTTCAACCCTTTGTAGTAATAAACAGaagaacaagcttctgctgtgaattggaatgagtttatccatAGTAGACGTCCATCTACTAGGGATAAAAGGCATCtatagccgtcagtggcagccaatgccaggcaatgagtaattttgggccatttaaggtaatttactaaagatacacgataatatcggtggccgataattatcggccgataatggcaattatgacgtcacacagataatccagataataaaaaattcaaccgataatgtaatccgataattatatacttgatttagcctccaaatgtgcacaaccgaagaattcagcacgccgcctcctcaacccctcccctctctgaagcccctgagggaggaggggttgaggaggtggagttacacgacaagaaatagttgaatattatggcggctgttattaaaaaaacgacgctctcgctatttgcgaaacatgtaccgcagaagttccaagaggccgaaagaaagtgtcctcattcaaaatcactaacccagcatccatttaaaactgcatcacaaagatttttggaacgaatgccaggctgctgctgctgctagcgggaatgctaaagctattgtaaacactaagttaaactaggggcttgtgacgattcagagtcgggttgtttgggaaagcagcccaaggcgggtggtaaactcgcatctaaggctaaacaccggcacgactggagaccgatagtcggcaagtagcagtcttccgacggagcccgccactctggccggtccggcaggccgcctcgccatcggttccccggcttcaggacctccggcgaacaccccggtttctcgagcgttccctcacggcgtgtgagcagagccaggccccgaatacgccacggcaaaccggccggtgcgggcggattatccggtacgaacgtagccgccgccgagacgagacacgattttttttttttaacgaaatgacccgagagccaaagccctgaataaaaaaataatgcagtttatacgaccaccattcttcatgaaaaacatgccaatcacattttcaccactacatttggaaaagtgatgtccagtaagcaagcttatcatgacggcacagtgtttagatgataatttaaacatggagaaaacgaagtcagcccgtcaataatacatacagtatgtaaaatgacgagcggtcagatgactttgtaacgccgcctttattttcggtttaacaaaactcaggcacaaaacaacacgcacggagatgcgagctccaactgcatccaaatagtactgccgtttatcagtttagctgctgtaaagcgaaTGTCGCAactcgtgagtgccgcaaatgtaaacaaagcgctgcagaatgggtacatgacatctcgctcttttgagttaattattttcacagtgtgcaacaaagcatataacattagcaatcacttttcaaattaatttaacttatttgtctgctcaattacagtcacagtaggggtgggcgatatggccttaaacatgtatcacgataaatggagcagatttatctcgataacgataaatgacaataaagtcgtccaagcggactgttatataatttgaaaatctgaatcaatgcatgaaatacagattaacagtttcttgttgatttagttaccagcattcaatttgatatatttaacaaatgtacatgcagtctagacattaggtttatacaaatgagttgtaaacaataagaattcaagtatgagcatttataacagagtgtatggcttgaacaatgtacattgtcaaaatcgatatgcctgtgcaaacatgtcattgtaacacaaatgacttgcagctcgaacagtacacttcaaaaagacaatttattgttaatggctgctgtgacataattattcaatacaagtgtttaccttatggtttcagggtctccccccagtgcattttttaataaatgcacacatacatgaacccccaaacagacagacagacagacacacattaaagctatattgatcttctgcaaatgaaacacttaagattttatgatagcaataatgacacagaattaagcacatacagaaaaatagctggggccatttgtgctttatgctgaatgctttaccatcacaaaagctatcagagaaatcacacacagtcagatacaaaataacgcgacatagtaattgctagatgcagtccatgcccaatccactcattaaattcagccgtttcgacaaggttagagccgctatccgactccatcacgttcatttgtagcgttagccgctagcggccgctagcgttagcggctagcgttagcctgtggcctggctaccggtagaaagcactgaaagcaccatctccggaaattgtgagaacaagggaggacagctggtgaaagcccgtctggatgccaccaagagtctattaaatgtcgggtgaaagtttggcgaacctcccttaagccacactccatcacgttttgcttgtagcattagctgctagcgttagcttaccgggcttctgtttgattggcttcctgatgatcacgtgactccctacgtaagtacattcactgctttcttaaaggggaatgagcatagacgaacaacagagtcaaagcgggatgaaaagactattttcttgttttattaatttaccgaatttaccgacatggtcaaaattacgtcggtcatcgtgaagaatttcggtgacggtaaattttcggtttaccgcccagctctaagtcacagtagataatctaaacttattggcacttattaacacttataatttaaaatgaatgaatgaatttaaatatgcacattcctgttgtaatgaaataacaataatattctgtagccacaaatattcaaaatcttttcttcttccaagttttttttaggattaagtataataatgtattgcttaaaataaggctgttaagattattttcagctagctatttttcttccaagaaatctgagagaaatacacatgaagtgctggcagataatttcacttatttccaatagatttacacttaaaactgactagttttaaggaagtgtgttttgcagtgtattaatgttatgttaggaatggcttacttttaaaggcatttttgtgcaacttaggtatttactctgtaag from Corythoichthys intestinalis isolate RoL2023-P3 chromosome 15, ASM3026506v1, whole genome shotgun sequence includes these protein-coding regions:
- the nsd2 gene encoding histone-lysine N-methyltransferase NSD2 isoform X1 translates to MDGKGSSLPSMPELAEPVSVKQPPEPRGDPSLLMDRAAAQLAATLQDGVLQTMSGHRRLEDLTSLVLNGERDACAPEPPVVQGAEAPASDGARRPELKASVPRPLFESRPAVAEGAASAPEGLREVKKRRGRPPKHQPNLGSSASREDALGSPESVLLEAADESQQAVVRRELPQHQKHLIVQRYLSGEGYKRISKALNIPWNTVKGVITKWRKYGTTATLPRTGRPPKMDDGTGRRHVTTSTELLELLPKVVSEPTVDAPLSPSSFSVGDVVWTKVSGYPWWPCIVTTDPELHLHVKPNAKSRSGLLYHVQYFGDSPERGYIFEKNMVSFSRESQYQELSLHKKQPASRVLHKKTLQTVPRKLRPQWKMGVIQATEALAMSPDERLANFTFAYDCDGPRLNPCILDKLKPEPGAEAEARLLIGAAKRLDGDRLKKREKKNANALPQDSLCVEVTVPLKKRTLKAPSSSLKTDGRRKTLTGSTKKTTSGDAAASAKRRQKQNSKRTSLLDVAVDQHPKKRRKNAGTSVGTRQEPKKRRRKADREVKETKKRLLSDEREAAEPKRKRKRKRDGENFQEPFNAKKRRSSLCHEPYVSGSEGCPASPSDSLDEMKKGERKKEFVCQVCEQSGEDLVPCEGQCCGMFHLLCLGESFRPGDKLQCRSCSTGLRSCFACKRLDGELRRCYVAHCGKFYHEACARLSPLTVFDNKGFRCPLHACLSCHYGCRTQHRSTKGRLMRCLRCPVAYHVGDQCVAAGSQIVTGTAIVCTNHFSAKKGYSHHSHVNVSWCFVCSKGGQLLCCESCPAAFHPDCLNMAMPDGSWFCNDCRAGKKPKYRDIIWVKLGTYRWWPAEIQHPSKIPTNIQHLRHEIGEFPVFFFGSKDYFWTHQGRVFPYVEGDRGSKYQRTGIGKVFKTALLEAEARFKEVKMKREAKEAQEKNRKPPPYKFIKVNKPVGKVQVYAADVSEIPKCNCKPSVERPCGFESECLNRMLQYECHPEVCPSGERCCNRDFSERRYPDTQIIKTPGKGWGLVALRDIKKGEFVNEYVGELIDEDECRARIKHAHENNITDFYMLTIDKDRIIDAGPKGNFSRFMNHSCQPNCETQKWTVNGDTRVGLFAVCDIPSGTELTFNYNLDCLGNEKTVCRCGAPNCSGFLGDRPKNANGQAAKRPKRKYRKRRTEGKKSDDECFRCGDGGQLVICGKKTCTKAFHLSCLNLTKRPFGRWDCPWHHCDVCGKNSEAFCQLCPNSFCKAHREGALRACPPDGQLRCLEHDAEDVPARPRQLKNAGRPS